CCAGTTGCGCTTGATGGCGGTGCACGCTCACCCCGATGACGAGTCCAGCAAGGGCGCCGCGACCATGGCGAAGTACGTCGCCGAGGGCGTGGACGTCGTCGTGGTGACCTGTACCGGCGGTGAGCGCGGCAGCGTGCTGAACCCGGCGCTGGACAACCCGCAGACCTGGGAAAACATCAGCGAAATCCGCCGCGCCGAGATGGACAAGGCACGCGAGATCCTCGGCGTACGCCAGCAGTGGCTGGGCTTTGTCGACTCAGGGCTGCCCGAGGGTGACCCGCTGCCGCCGCTGCCGGAGGGCTCGTTTGCGGTCACCCCGCTAGAGGAGTCGGTGCCGCGGCTGGTCGAGCTGATCCGCCAGGACCGCCCGCATGTGATGCTCACCTATGACGAGAACGGCGGCTATCCGCACCCGGACCACATCATGACGCACAACGTGTCGATGGCTGCGTTCGAAGCGGCGGCCGACCCGGACTACCACCCAGAGCTCGGCGAGCCGTGGCAGATCAGCAAGGTCTACTACCACATGGGCATGTCGCGGGCCCGGATGGAAGCGATCGACAAGTACATCGTCGACCACGGCGGCGAGCCGGTTTACGAGGAATGGCTGGCCAACTGGGCTAAGCGCCGCGACACCTTCACCCGGGTCACCACGCGCATCGAGTGCGGCGAGTATTTTCACGTCCGCGACGACGCGCTGCGGGCGCATGCCACGCAGGTCGATCCGGAGGGCCGCTGGTTTGCCGCATCGATGGATGCTCAGCTCAGCGCATGGCCGACCGAGGACTACGAGCTCGCGCGCTCGGTCATCGAGAGCGAGATTCCCGAGACTGACCTGTTTGCCGGCGTCCGATCGAGTGTGAAGGAGACGGCCTGATGCTCAGCGTCCTAGCGGCCGTGCAACAGCCGAACAATCCTGACTGGGGCAAGGCAGGGCCGGTTGCGCTCTTCGTGCTCCTGGCGTTCATCGCCACGTGCTACTTCCTGTTTCGCTCGATGGGCCGCCAGATGCGCAAGGTTCCCGCATCGTTTGACGGCCCGGCGACGCCGAAGCAGCAGCAGCGCCTCGGCACCGCAAAGGCGGTCATCCCGCCGCGGCAGGGAGATGACTCCTACGAGGCGTACGCCGCCCGCGGCGGAGCGACGCCCAAGCTGGGCACCCCGAACGACCTGCTTTCGGACTCCGGTAAGTCCAGCACGAGCTCGGCAGGAGCGTCGGGGGGCTCGGATCGAGCCGCCCGCCGTGAGCAGATCCGCCAGGCCAAAGCACGCCGCCGCGCGAAGTAGCGGCGTACTCCGGCCTGGTTATCGAACTGCTGATCGCGCCGCTGCACCTGCGCTCGCTGCTCACGCGCCACCCCGTCGACAAGGAGCTACCGGCGATCCTTGCCGACCGGGTCGCGCGAGCCTTCGGAGTCAGTGCGTAAACAGTGCGGCGGCGCGGATGATCGTGGAGATCAGTCCGTAGCCGAGAGGGACGAGTACGACGAGCCACGCCAGCGCGATAATCGCCGGGCTGGAAGGCCGATCTACCTGGTTGTCACTGGTCATGCCGAAGCCTCCTCACGTTGGGTCCCGGCATGCGTTGACATCGCCTCCGGGTCGAAGAACCGTTCACTCACGGGGCGAACGAGCAGGTTGGCGACGAAGCCGACTCCCAAGATGGCGACCATCGTGAACAGCGCGGGTCGATAGTCGGCGGCAACCAGGCTGCCGGGTTCGCCTGCGGCATCGAGGAAGCTGTTGATGATGATCGGCCCTGCCAGGCCCGCCATGGACCACGCCGTCAGCAGCCGGCCGTGGATAGCGCCGACCTCCAGCGTGCCGTAGAGATCCTTCAGGTACGCCGGGATCGTGGCGAAACCACCGCCGTAGAAGCTGATGATGACCGCGGCGAACGCGACAAACAGCACCGTCGACGACGCGCCGAAGAGCGCCAGCGCCAGGTACATCACCAGTCCGAGGCCGAGATACATCATGTAGATCGGCTTGCGTCCGACCGCGTCGGAGGTCGTCGACCAGACGAACCGGCCGGCCATATTGGCCAGGCTGAGCAGCCCGACGAATCCGCCCGCGGCCGCCGCCGAGACGGCGCTGTTGCCCTCGGCGTTGCGGAAGAAGTCCTGGATCATCGGCGCTGCCTGCTCCAGGATCCCGATGCCCGCGGTGACGTTGCAGAACAGCACCACCCACAGCATCCAGAACTGCGGCGTACGCATCGCCGGGTTCGTGCGCACCAGAGCGCCGTTCTTGCCTGGGACGTGCGCATGGGTGGAGTCGTCGCCGAAGCCCGGTGGCACCCGAATCAGCAGTACGCCGATCATCATGAAGATGCCGTAGATGACGCCGAGGGTCAGGAATGTCTGCCACAGGGCGGTGGGACTTGCCGGGTCGGTCGTGTTGGCCGGGTCGAACGCCGAGTCGTAGAAGCTCATCAGCGCGTTGGATAGCGGCGCCGCGACGAGCGCGCCGCCGCCGAAGCCCATGATCGCCATTCCAGTGGCGAGTCCGGGGCGCTCGGGGAACCACTTGATCAAGGTCGAGACCGGGGATATATAGCCGATCCCGAGCCCGATGCCGCCGATGAAGCCGTAGCCGAGATACAGCAGCCATAACTGCCCTGTGGCGATTCCGAGCGAGCCGACGATGAAGCCGACGCTCCAGCACATCGCTGCGGCAAACATCGCCTTGCGCGGTCCCGCGCGGTCAACCCAGCGGCCAAACAGCGCCGCCGACGCGCCGAGCATCACGATCGCGATCGAGAAGATCGCGGCGATGGCAGTCTGCGACGAGTCGAAGCGCGCGACCAAGGACGACTTGAACACCGAGAAGGCGTAAACCTGACCGATGCAGAGGTGTACGGCGAGCGCCGCCGGTGGGATGAGCCACTTGCTGTAGCCGGGCCCGGCCACGGACCGGGATTTGTCGAGAAACGACATATGTGCCCTCCAGTGGGGTGGGGGGGGTGAGGGTTATTTGGGATCGGAGCTGTGCCCCGGAAACACCTTCTTCGTGGGATCGATGACGGGTACGGCGTTGTTGACGGCGGTGGCTGCTTCGCCGAAGCCGACCGAGATCAGTCGCACCTTCGCGTCCCAGTAGTCGCGGTAGTCGACGATGTCGCCTGCTGCGAAAACACGCGGAACGCTGGTGTGCATACCCGGATCGACAACGATGTGCCGCTTGTGCTGTTCGAGACCCCATGAGCTGAAGGCGCTCATGTCGGCGGTGAACCCTAGCGCAGCGACGACCGCCTGGACCGCCAGTACCTCGCGTTCACCTGTTTTGTTGTGGAAGATCTCGACTTGCTCGATGTGGGGATCGCCCACGATGCGAGCAACTTCGAAGGGAGTGCGGATATCCGTTCCATTACCCCTTACCCGCTCGATAGTCCCTTCGTGCGCCCGAAATTGTTCGCGTCGGTGAATCAGCGTCGTACTGCGGGCGAGCCCGTGCAGCGAGTCGGCCCAATCAAACGCGGAGTCACCGCCGCCGACGATGAGCACGTCCTGGTCGCGCAGCTCGTCGAGCTTGGGCACGAAGTAGCGCAGTCCGTAGCCCTCGTAGAGCTCGGCGTCGGCGAGCGGGCGCGGGGTGAAGGTGCCGATGCCGCCGGTGATGATGACGGCCTTCGCGGTGATCTGGGCGCCCTGCGCCGTACCCACGCTCACGTGGTCCTCGTGTGACTGCAGCTCCTCGGCGCGGTGTCCGAGCAGGTACGCCGGATCGAACTGCGCGGCCTGCGCGACGAGCTCGTCGACGAGGTCCTGGCCCTTGATGCTGGGGTAGCCGGCCACGTCGTAGATCAGCTTCTCCGGATAGAGCGCGGTGACCTGTCCGCCGGGCTCGGGAAGCGAGTCGATGAGCAGCGTGCGCAGTCCTCGAAAGCCCGCGTAATAGGCGGCGTACAACCCGGCCGGGCCGGCGCCGACGATGAGCAGGTCGGTCTCGAGCGTGAGCGGATTATCGCCAGGGCCTGCAGTCATTTGCTCACCATAGGGTTCAGTGGCCGTCTGGTCGAGAAACCCGGCACTCGCGGCGGCTCAGTGCCAGCCCGACCTCGCGCGAGTTCGCTTGTCTCGGTGATTGAGCAGGGCGAGGAACGAGCCCGTTCGTCGAAATCACCTCCGCCGGCCAGCTGACGTCGCCTGCGAAGATAGGAGCATGGATTCCCCGGAGTCGCTGCAGGGCCGCGTCGCGGTCGTGACCGGTGTTGGCAGGCGGCGCGGGATCGGCTTTGCCATCGCCCGCGCTCTCGCCGAGCGTGGAGCCAGTCTGCTCGTGCAGCATTGGCGCCCGCACGACGAGCAGCAGCCTTGGGGTGCCGACGACCCCGCGACGGTCGTGGGTGAGCTGGCCTCGTCGTTGCGCGGGGATGCGCGGGTCGTCGACATGTCGCTCGATCTCGGCGACGAGCGAGCTCCCGCCGCGCTTGTCGAGTACGGCGTCGCCGAGTTTGGTCACGTCGACGTACTCGTCTGCAACCACGCCGTCTCCGGTTCGGATGGGCCGCTTGATGCAGTCGATGCCGCAGAGCTGGATCTTCACTGGCGGGTCAACACGCGCGCCACGTTGCTGGCCACCCGTGCTTTTGCTCGGCAGCACGACGGGCGTGAGGGTGGGCGCGTGGTGTGGATGACCTCAGGCCAGCAGCTCGGGCCCATGCCAGACGAGATCGCCTACGCCACCTCGAAAGCCGCGCTCGCCGGCATCACTCAGTCGGTCGCCGCTGACCTCGCCGAACGCGCGATCCTGCTCAACACCGTCAATCCCGGGCCGGTCAACACTGGCTTCCTCGATCCCGAGCACATTGACCCGGGGCTGCGCGAGGGCCTGTTGGCGGCGTTCCCGCAGGAACGTTTCGGCGAGCCCGTAGATGTCGCGCGGCTCGTCGCGTGGCTGGTCAGCGACGAGGGCCGCTGGATAGTCGGCCAGGTGCTCAACAGCGAGGGCGGGCTTCGCCGCGGCTAGGGCGCCTCTGTCTCGCGGCCGAAGAAGCGGGCGAGCAGTGGCGCTAACGCCAAGACGAGCAGCAACCGCGCCATCTGCACCGCGAAGACGTACGTCGCATCGGCGCCGCCGCTGGTCGCGATCGCCAGCACCGCAGGCAGTCCGCCCGGAGTGGTCGCCAGATACGCGGTGAGTCCGTCGATGCCCGTGGTAAGCGAGAGCAGCCAGCCGAGCAAGCCGCTACCGAGGACGACGACCGCGATCATCGCGATCGCGGGCGCGAGCAACCGCGCGATGGTGCGCAGGCTCGCGCGGGTGAAACGCAGCCCGACCTGCAGCCCGAGCAGCACGAAGCAGACCGCGACGATCGGCCCGGGCACGGTCACCGCGCCCAGCCAGCCGGTCGTCGCGATCACGGTCGCGACGATCATCGGACCGAGCAAAAAGAAGGTCTGGATCGGGACGAGTACGCCGATCAGCCCGCCGACGCCGACCGCGAGCACGGTGAAGAGAAGGTCGGTGCCGAACTGCGTGGTCGCCCCCGCGGGCGCCGTACTGCCCTGGTCGGCGTGAAAGATCGCCAGGGTCACGATCGGCAGCGTGACCAGGATGAGCAGCACGCGAAGGTACTGGATGACCGCGACGATGCGCTCGTCGGCGCCGAGCTCGCGGGTGATCGCGGTGATCGTCGAGGCGCCGCCGGCGATCATGGCGAGTACGCCGGTCAGCTTGCCGATCCGCCCGAACCGCGCGAGCAGCAGCCCGCCGAGCACGCTCAGCGCGAGGGTGGCGGCGGTGACGATGACGGCGGCAGGCCAGTCGGACGCGAGCCGGCGCAGCGCCTCGATCGTTATGGTGGCGCCGATGGTCGCGCCGATGACCGCCTGGCAGGCG
The nucleotide sequence above comes from Epidermidibacterium keratini. Encoded proteins:
- a CDS encoding MFS transporter small subunit; protein product: MTSDNQVDRPSSPAIIALAWLVVLVPLGYGLISTIIRAAALFTH
- a CDS encoding NAD(P)/FAD-dependent oxidoreductase, yielding MTAGPGDNPLTLETDLLIVGAGPAGLYAAYYAGFRGLRTLLIDSLPEPGGQVTALYPEKLIYDVAGYPSIKGQDLVDELVAQAAQFDPAYLLGHRAEELQSHEDHVSVGTAQGAQITAKAVIITGGIGTFTPRPLADAELYEGYGLRYFVPKLDELRDQDVLIVGGGDSAFDWADSLHGLARSTTLIHRREQFRAHEGTIERVRGNGTDIRTPFEVARIVGDPHIEQVEIFHNKTGEREVLAVQAVVAALGFTADMSAFSSWGLEQHKRHIVVDPGMHTSVPRVFAAGDIVDYRDYWDAKVRLISVGFGEAATAVNNAVPVIDPTKKVFPGHSSDPK
- a CDS encoding SDR family oxidoreductase, which produces MDSPESLQGRVAVVTGVGRRRGIGFAIARALAERGASLLVQHWRPHDEQQPWGADDPATVVGELASSLRGDARVVDMSLDLGDERAPAALVEYGVAEFGHVDVLVCNHAVSGSDGPLDAVDAAELDLHWRVNTRATLLATRAFARQHDGREGGRVVWMTSGQQLGPMPDEIAYATSKAALAGITQSVAADLAERAILLNTVNPGPVNTGFLDPEHIDPGLREGLLAAFPQERFGEPVDVARLVAWLVSDEGRWIVGQVLNSEGGLRRG
- a CDS encoding OFA family MFS transporter, translated to MSFLDKSRSVAGPGYSKWLIPPAALAVHLCIGQVYAFSVFKSSLVARFDSSQTAIAAIFSIAIVMLGASAALFGRWVDRAGPRKAMFAAAMCWSVGFIVGSLGIATGQLWLLYLGYGFIGGIGLGIGYISPVSTLIKWFPERPGLATGMAIMGFGGGALVAAPLSNALMSFYDSAFDPANTTDPASPTALWQTFLTLGVIYGIFMMIGVLLIRVPPGFGDDSTHAHVPGKNGALVRTNPAMRTPQFWMLWVVLFCNVTAGIGILEQAAPMIQDFFRNAEGNSAVSAAAAGGFVGLLSLANMAGRFVWSTTSDAVGRKPIYMMYLGLGLVMYLALALFGASSTVLFVAFAAVIISFYGGGFATIPAYLKDLYGTLEVGAIHGRLLTAWSMAGLAGPIIINSFLDAAGEPGSLVAADYRPALFTMVAILGVGFVANLLVRPVSERFFDPEAMSTHAGTQREEASA
- a CDS encoding AbrB family transcriptional regulator — protein: MENSRAWRNRWRWPDRNTWRSWVLAALIGAAAGFGLDLIDVPSPTLFAGLVAGCVVALTAERSPTLSRPVSRACQAVIGATIGATITIEALRRLASDWPAAVIVTAATLALSVLGGLLLARFGRIGKLTGVLAMIAGGASTITAITRELGADERIVAVIQYLRVLLILVTLPIVTLAIFHADQGSTAPAGATTQFGTDLLFTVLAVGVGGLIGVLVPIQTFFLLGPMIVATVIATTGWLGAVTVPGPIVAVCFVLLGLQVGLRFTRASLRTIARLLAPAIAMIAVVVLGSGLLGWLLSLTTGIDGLTAYLATTPGGLPAVLAIATSGGADATYVFAVQMARLLLVLALAPLLARFFGRETEAP
- the mca gene encoding mycothiol conjugate amidase Mca; this encodes MPQYEDTQLRLMAVHAHPDDESSKGAATMAKYVAEGVDVVVVTCTGGERGSVLNPALDNPQTWENISEIRRAEMDKAREILGVRQQWLGFVDSGLPEGDPLPPLPEGSFAVTPLEESVPRLVELIRQDRPHVMLTYDENGGYPHPDHIMTHNVSMAAFEAAADPDYHPELGEPWQISKVYYHMGMSRARMEAIDKYIVDHGGEPVYEEWLANWAKRRDTFTRVTTRIECGEYFHVRDDALRAHATQVDPEGRWFAASMDAQLSAWPTEDYELARSVIESEIPETDLFAGVRSSVKETA